A stretch of Lysinibacillus agricola DNA encodes these proteins:
- a CDS encoding DUF2806 domain-containing protein translates to MTGSNGFNIGDLVGLSEPLTKLIEVVSCGLGKIYEPTNIRRTAKAKADEIKLISDALVQNNMLPTNYSNGDISIDTTNSEELFKRAGERMIYQEILKQQNIDSVINTAFDELENTDEVSEDPVDKDWITRFMNSIEDISNEYMQEIWGKLLAGEIKQPNTFSLRTLEKLKNLTQHEAVLFKKVSEIALIDGNTSHIYRGGDLLDSVGINYDDLLVMEECGLITTAELTYSINVKPNFKITLSNEERFASFYNTSESSKIIEIPVYKITYSGTQLLKVIQSNPDNDFFISCIGELGMKNSQDFSINIYPITGL, encoded by the coding sequence TTGACAGGTTCTAATGGATTTAATATTGGTGATTTAGTAGGGCTTTCTGAACCATTAACAAAACTTATTGAAGTTGTTTCGTGTGGCTTAGGTAAAATTTATGAACCGACTAATATAAGAAGAACTGCAAAAGCAAAAGCTGATGAAATTAAACTTATTAGTGATGCTTTAGTACAAAACAATATGCTACCAACAAACTATTCAAATGGTGACATTTCGATTGATACCACTAACAGTGAAGAGTTGTTCAAACGAGCTGGAGAACGCATGATATATCAAGAAATTCTCAAACAACAGAATATTGATTCTGTCATTAATACTGCATTTGATGAATTAGAAAATACTGATGAAGTATCTGAAGATCCAGTTGATAAAGATTGGATTACGCGTTTTATGAACTCTATAGAAGATATTAGTAATGAATATATGCAAGAAATTTGGGGTAAATTATTAGCTGGTGAAATTAAACAACCAAATACATTTAGTTTAAGAACTCTTGAAAAGTTAAAAAATTTAACACAGCATGAAGCGGTATTATTCAAAAAAGTATCGGAAATAGCATTAATTGATGGAAATACTTCTCATATTTACAGAGGGGGTGACCTACTAGATAGTGTTGGAATAAATTACGATGATTTACTAGTTATGGAGGAGTGCGGTCTGATTACAACTGCAGAGCTAACATATTCGATTAATGTGAAGCCTAATTTTAAAATAACTCTGAGTAACGAAGAACGTTTTGCGTCATTTTATAATACATCGGAAAGCTCTAAAATTATTGAAATACCAGTTTATAAAATTACATATAGCGGTACGCAATTATTAAAAGTAATTCAATCTAACCCTG
- a CDS encoding tyrosine-type recombinase/integrase, whose protein sequence is MSKKRNGLNVGTDLNGIFSVEDSENPIVVNPKSALSIEKALEIIVRQMRASGLRERTVHDYKTYVNDFVRKTDVEYLLAIGADAIYEWLGQMKVKDTTKRVRLKCFCAFLGKCFNNGWLNDMFWRNINIRVDEPIKVGATEDDVFNVLRQLDLSNFIELRDAAAILTMYQTGIRLATLSALEERHVDLENRLLRIDGALLKNRKVILLPFDMRLQKIFEVLFNQNMIIREEKGLENKFVFLTQQGKGIVNDESPKSNAIAKRLNYYKRKFGIENINPHALRRGFAKDIYKRSNGDLALVSKALGHSDFAVTARYLHLDPEEIADKLREFR, encoded by the coding sequence TTGTCTAAAAAAAGAAACGGTTTAAATGTAGGTACGGATTTAAACGGAATATTCAGCGTGGAGGATAGCGAGAACCCGATCGTTGTTAATCCGAAGTCTGCGCTATCTATCGAAAAAGCGTTAGAAATTATCGTTAGACAGATGCGAGCGAGTGGATTGCGTGAGCGTACTGTTCACGATTATAAAACGTACGTAAACGATTTTGTTCGTAAGACAGATGTTGAATACTTGCTTGCTATAGGTGCTGACGCCATTTATGAATGGTTAGGGCAAATGAAAGTGAAGGATACGACAAAGCGCGTTCGTTTGAAGTGTTTCTGCGCGTTTCTTGGCAAGTGTTTTAATAATGGTTGGCTTAACGATATGTTTTGGAGAAATATCAATATTCGCGTGGACGAGCCTATTAAGGTTGGTGCGACGGAAGATGATGTATTTAATGTTCTGCGACAGCTTGACCTATCTAATTTTATTGAGTTGAGGGACGCTGCTGCGATATTAACAATGTATCAAACGGGTATCCGACTTGCGACATTATCTGCATTGGAAGAACGCCATGTGGATTTAGAGAATCGTTTACTCCGTATTGATGGCGCACTATTAAAGAATCGGAAAGTTATATTATTGCCGTTTGATATGCGGTTGCAGAAAATATTCGAAGTTTTGTTCAATCAGAATATGATCATTCGTGAAGAAAAGGGATTGGAGAATAAGTTCGTATTTCTAACGCAACAAGGTAAAGGTATCGTTAACGATGAGTCGCCTAAGTCTAATGCGATTGCTAAACGTTTGAATTATTATAAGCGGAAGTTTGGTATCGAGAATATAAATCCGCACGCACTTCGCAGAGGTTTTGCCAAAGATATCTATAAACGCAGTAACGGAGATTTAGCGCTAGTTTCAAAGGCATTAGGTCATAGTGACTTTGCTGTAACTGCTCGTTATCTGCATTTAGATCCAGAAGAAATAGCGGACAAGCTACGTGAATTTAGATAA
- a CDS encoding YqjF family protein — protein sequence MWSKPWIMTQIWQDVLFLHWPVSPKELEQYIPQELQLDLYENKAWLSVVLFKVKGQRLKFLPPLPGIDSYFQLNVRTYVTYSGMKGIYFFNLDVTNRFIVQIATKGSLLYRHSKISLKQKGNNFSFTSLYHGALDERLKISYQPIASEIISSPFEKWLVERYHSWSKWKNALSRIDISHMPWQLQRVHINIASNTLAPFVKESIQGIQPIAHYSKSKKARIFPPVVETRFKKS from the coding sequence ATGTGGAGCAAACCGTGGATTATGACGCAAATATGGCAAGATGTGTTGTTTCTACATTGGCCAGTATCACCGAAGGAGTTAGAGCAGTATATCCCGCAAGAGTTGCAACTAGATCTCTATGAAAATAAGGCTTGGCTTAGTGTTGTCCTTTTTAAAGTAAAAGGACAACGATTGAAATTTCTACCACCATTGCCTGGGATAGATTCCTATTTCCAGCTTAATGTCCGTACATATGTTACATATAGCGGCATGAAAGGTATCTATTTCTTTAACTTAGATGTTACGAATCGTTTTATTGTACAAATAGCTACAAAGGGCAGTCTATTATATCGCCATTCAAAAATATCTTTAAAACAAAAAGGAAACAATTTTTCTTTTACAAGTTTATATCATGGAGCACTGGATGAAAGGTTGAAGATTTCATATCAACCGATTGCAAGTGAAATAATTAGTTCTCCCTTTGAAAAATGGTTAGTGGAACGCTATCATTCTTGGTCAAAATGGAAGAATGCCTTATCTCGTATAGATATAAGCCATATGCCATGGCAGCTGCAACGGGTCCACATTAACATTGCAAGCAACACACTAGCTCCATTTGTGAAGGAATCTATACAAGGTATTCAACCTATTGCTCATTATTCAAAGAGTAAAAAAGCTAGAATTTTTCCGCCAGTAGTGGAAACCAGATTCAAAAAATCTTAG
- a CDS encoding DUF2639 domain-containing protein encodes MCKVHKYSKGWFVKQLRDHGVLVHPQYKSHLGNYKESELRNLYYRYVEKDTLDSEQK; translated from the coding sequence ATGTGTAAAGTGCATAAGTATTCAAAAGGTTGGTTCGTCAAGCAGCTTCGAGATCATGGTGTTTTGGTGCATCCACAATATAAAAGTCATTTAGGCAATTATAAAGAATCCGAATTGCGCAATTTATATTACCGATATGTTGAAAAGGATACATTAGATTCAGAACAAAAATAG
- a CDS encoding protein adenylyltransferase SelO, with amino-acid sequence MENTIGWNFDNSYARLPSIFFTSLTLNPVLSPKLIMLNEPVAKSLGLNINALQSEEATAIFAGNNSPAGGTPIAQAYAGHQFGHFNMLGDGRALLLGEQITPNHERFDIALKGSGRTPYSRGGDGRASLGPMLREYIISEAMHALNIPTSRSLAVVTTGETIIRETELPGAILTRIASSHLRVGTFQYAANWGTEEELKALADYALERHFPNANEAQNRYLSLLQEVIKKQASLIAKWQLIGFIHGVMNTDNMTISGETIDYGPCAFMDAYDPATVFSSIDRQGRYAYGNQPNIGGWNLTRLAESLLPLIHEDQEDAINIAQEALQQYPQLYYANWLAGMRAKLGMFNDEEQDTELIEELLKLMQQYQADYTNTFIALTFDKFDESTLFSTKEFKEWHKKWLARLERQQETKDMSQQLMRDQNPAVIPRNHRVEEALEAAVEHGDYSVMERLLNALAHPFAHTKKQLDYATLPTPSNQPYRTFCGT; translated from the coding sequence ATGGAAAATACAATTGGATGGAATTTTGATAATAGCTATGCCCGCCTCCCAAGCATTTTTTTTACATCACTCACTTTAAATCCCGTTCTCTCACCAAAATTGATCATGCTAAATGAACCAGTCGCAAAGTCGCTTGGATTAAACATCAATGCTCTGCAAAGCGAAGAAGCGACAGCAATATTTGCGGGTAACAATAGCCCAGCTGGTGGCACGCCCATTGCACAAGCTTACGCAGGGCATCAATTTGGTCATTTTAATATGCTAGGAGACGGAAGAGCACTGTTACTAGGTGAACAAATAACACCAAATCATGAACGGTTTGATATCGCGCTTAAAGGCTCAGGAAGAACCCCTTATTCCCGTGGTGGAGATGGCAGAGCATCACTTGGTCCAATGCTACGTGAATATATTATTAGTGAAGCCATGCATGCACTCAACATTCCAACCTCTCGAAGTTTAGCTGTCGTGACTACAGGTGAAACTATCATCCGCGAAACCGAACTTCCAGGTGCTATTTTAACTCGTATTGCAAGCAGTCATTTGCGAGTTGGAACTTTCCAATATGCAGCAAACTGGGGCACTGAGGAGGAGCTAAAAGCTTTGGCAGATTATGCTTTGGAACGTCATTTTCCAAATGCTAATGAAGCTCAAAATCGTTATCTATCTCTACTTCAGGAAGTCATTAAGAAACAGGCGTCTCTTATTGCAAAATGGCAGCTAATCGGTTTTATTCATGGTGTCATGAACACAGATAATATGACCATTAGTGGTGAGACGATTGATTATGGCCCTTGCGCTTTCATGGATGCTTATGATCCAGCGACAGTATTTAGCTCTATTGATCGACAAGGTCGTTATGCTTACGGTAACCAGCCTAATATCGGAGGGTGGAATTTAACACGACTTGCTGAATCATTATTGCCGTTAATCCATGAAGATCAGGAAGACGCCATAAACATAGCTCAAGAGGCACTACAACAATATCCTCAGTTGTATTATGCAAATTGGTTAGCAGGTATGCGAGCAAAGCTTGGGATGTTTAATGATGAAGAACAGGATACAGAACTAATTGAAGAGCTCCTAAAGTTAATGCAGCAATATCAGGCAGACTATACGAACACATTTATCGCATTAACCTTCGATAAATTTGATGAATCAACGTTATTTAGTACAAAAGAATTTAAAGAATGGCATAAAAAATGGCTTGCAAGACTAGAAAGACAACAGGAAACAAAAGACATGTCTCAACAATTAATGCGAGATCAAAATCCAGCCGTAATTCCACGAAATCACCGTGTAGAAGAAGCATTAGAGGCTGCTGTTGAGCATGGAGACTACAGTGTAATGGAGCGATTACTGAATGCCCTTGCTCATCCTTTTGCACATACTAAGAAGCAGCTGGACTATGCGACATTACCAACACCATCTAATCAACCATATCGAACTTTTTGCGGCACATAA
- a CDS encoding metallophosphoesterase, producing MQLLVMSDTHGDSNVIEKVRSFYPNVDALIHCGDSELPFSHKALEGMKKVRGNCDIDKAYPDEVVFDLEDATIFVTHGHLFNVKTSILSLSYRAKEVDAQIACFGHSHILGAEMINDVLFLNPGSLLKPRGRKEKSFALVEIEDTYFEVNFLTDDNHFISTHKFMRK from the coding sequence ATGCAATTACTGGTCATGAGTGATACACATGGCGATAGTAATGTGATTGAAAAAGTTCGTAGCTTTTACCCAAACGTCGATGCTTTGATTCATTGTGGAGATAGTGAGCTTCCTTTCTCCCATAAAGCATTGGAGGGCATGAAGAAAGTAAGAGGAAATTGTGACATCGATAAAGCCTACCCTGATGAAGTAGTATTTGATTTAGAGGACGCTACAATCTTTGTCACACATGGTCATTTATTCAATGTTAAAACTTCAATCTTGTCATTATCATATCGTGCCAAAGAGGTAGACGCGCAAATTGCGTGCTTTGGTCACTCGCATATTCTTGGTGCTGAAATGATTAATGATGTGTTATTTTTAAATCCTGGGAGCTTATTAAAACCACGTGGTCGTAAAGAAAAAAGCTTTGCCCTTGTAGAGATTGAAGATACGTATTTTGAAGTAAATTTCTTAACGGATGATAATCACTTTATTTCCACTCACAAGTTTATGCGAAAATGA
- a CDS encoding XTP/dITP diphosphatase: MKQVVIATKNKGKAKDFEALFGPLGYEVVTMFDVAPEMEIEETGTTFEENAILKAETLAKELGTIVIADDSGLAVDALNGEPGVYSARYAGDHDDDANMVKLLENLKNVEEEKRTARFCCCIAIAGPDFETTTVFGTCEGVIAHEKRGSNGFGYDPVFFVPSLNRMMAELTADEKGAISHRGNAIRKLKEQLPNLIK; the protein is encoded by the coding sequence ATGAAACAAGTAGTCATTGCAACTAAAAATAAAGGGAAAGCAAAAGATTTCGAAGCATTATTTGGACCACTTGGCTATGAAGTAGTAACGATGTTTGATGTTGCCCCAGAGATGGAGATTGAAGAAACAGGCACTACCTTTGAGGAAAATGCAATCTTAAAGGCGGAAACATTAGCAAAAGAACTTGGCACAATTGTTATTGCTGATGATAGTGGCTTAGCAGTTGACGCATTGAATGGTGAGCCAGGTGTTTATTCTGCACGTTATGCTGGTGATCATGATGATGATGCAAATATGGTTAAGCTGTTAGAAAACCTAAAAAATGTCGAAGAAGAAAAACGTACAGCACGCTTCTGCTGTTGCATCGCTATTGCAGGTCCTGACTTTGAAACGACAACTGTTTTTGGTACTTGTGAAGGTGTCATTGCACACGAAAAACGTGGTTCAAATGGATTTGGTTATGATCCAGTTTTCTTTGTCCCAAGCTTAAACCGTATGATGGCTGAGCTAACAGCCGATGAAAAGGGAGCAATTTCCCACCGCGGGAATGCAATTCGTAAGTTGAAGGAACAATTGCCAAATCTTATAAAATAA
- the rph gene encoding ribonuclease PH has product MTRFDGRNVDALRPVKIDSEYLLHPEGSVLIQVGNTKVICTATIEDKVPGFLRGQGKGWITAEYSMLPRATAQRTARESSRGKVNGRTMEIQRLIGRALRAVVDLEALGERTVWIDCDVIQADGGTRTASITGAFVAMTQAIAKLAEEKQLKKFPVTDYLAATSVGIVEDQGAILDLNYVEDVAAAVDMNIVMTGAGQFVELQGTGEEATFSREELNELLALGEQGIQQLIALQKETLGELANKVGGIE; this is encoded by the coding sequence ATGACAAGATTTGATGGAAGAAATGTAGATGCACTGCGTCCCGTGAAAATAGATAGTGAGTATCTATTGCACCCAGAAGGCTCAGTTTTAATTCAAGTAGGCAATACAAAAGTAATTTGTACGGCAACGATTGAGGATAAGGTTCCTGGTTTTTTACGTGGACAAGGCAAAGGTTGGATCACTGCAGAATACTCGATGCTACCTCGTGCAACAGCACAGCGTACAGCACGCGAATCATCTCGTGGCAAAGTCAATGGCCGTACAATGGAAATCCAACGTTTAATTGGCCGTGCATTACGTGCTGTCGTTGACCTAGAAGCACTTGGTGAGCGTACTGTATGGATTGATTGTGATGTGATTCAAGCAGATGGAGGCACACGTACAGCCTCTATTACAGGAGCTTTTGTAGCGATGACACAGGCAATTGCCAAACTTGCAGAAGAAAAACAACTAAAAAAATTCCCAGTGACAGACTATTTAGCTGCAACAAGTGTTGGAATTGTAGAGGATCAGGGGGCAATTTTAGACTTAAACTACGTTGAAGATGTCGCTGCTGCCGTAGATATGAATATCGTCATGACAGGAGCAGGTCAATTTGTTGAACTGCAAGGGACAGGCGAAGAAGCAACTTTTTCTCGTGAAGAATTAAATGAACTACTGGCGTTAGGTGAACAGGGTATTCAACAATTGATTGCACTTCAAAAAGAGACACTAGGTGAATTGGCTAACAAAGTGGGAGGAATTGAATAA
- the racE gene encoding glutamate racemase, with translation MNAPIGVIDSGVGGLTVAKEIMKRLPNETIYYIGDTARCPYGPRTRQEVRNFTWQMAKALEKMNIKMLVIACNTATAVALESLQRNMPFPVLGVINAGARAAVKKTKRHEVVVLATEGTIRSGAYEEALLSLNTSTHIIPLACPTFVPLVESGEYKGEFANKLIAEGLEPLNNEQFDTVILGCTHYPILQKHIEAVVGENVFVLSSAEETAKDVQEMLAYNGTLADPDAVPAHRFYATGSVPIFRSIAENWLEQGTLNIKRITLK, from the coding sequence ATGAATGCCCCGATAGGCGTTATTGATTCAGGAGTAGGCGGTTTAACCGTAGCAAAAGAAATAATGAAGCGATTACCAAACGAAACGATTTATTATATTGGTGATACAGCAAGATGTCCATATGGTCCGAGAACTCGTCAAGAAGTACGAAATTTCACTTGGCAAATGGCAAAAGCACTAGAAAAAATGAATATCAAGATGCTCGTCATTGCTTGTAATACAGCGACTGCAGTAGCACTCGAAAGTTTACAAAGAAATATGCCTTTTCCGGTACTAGGCGTTATTAATGCTGGCGCACGTGCAGCTGTAAAGAAAACGAAGCGACATGAAGTCGTTGTGCTTGCAACAGAAGGAACAATTAGAAGTGGGGCGTATGAGGAAGCCTTACTGTCACTGAATACGTCAACACATATTATTCCATTGGCTTGTCCAACATTCGTACCACTTGTAGAAAGTGGCGAATATAAAGGTGAATTTGCAAATAAATTAATTGCAGAAGGCTTAGAGCCGTTGAATAATGAACAATTTGATACGGTCATACTAGGATGTACGCATTATCCAATACTGCAAAAACATATTGAAGCTGTTGTTGGAGAAAATGTTTTTGTGTTGTCTTCAGCAGAGGAAACAGCAAAGGATGTTCAAGAAATGCTTGCATATAATGGCACTTTGGCTGACCCAGACGCAGTGCCTGCTCATAGATTTTATGCAACTGGCTCTGTTCCAATTTTCCGTTCAATAGCTGAAAATTGGCTTGAGCAAGGTACTCTCAATATAAAACGTATTACATTAAAATAA
- a CDS encoding MarR family winged helix-turn-helix transcriptional regulator has protein sequence MSDEVTKHSPETVATVEKELRYIAAIVKQKGREIVSQYAITPPQFVALQWLEELGDITIGDLSNRLYLAFSTTTDLVDRMEKNELVKRVRDENDRRVVVVHLLEKGERIIQEVIEKRQQYLQEKLVGFNEQEVAQLSSYLEKLHVHMKQD, from the coding sequence ATGTCGGATGAAGTAACAAAGCACTCACCTGAAACCGTTGCAACGGTTGAAAAGGAATTACGCTATATAGCGGCGATTGTGAAGCAAAAAGGAAGAGAGATTGTTTCACAATATGCGATTACGCCGCCACAATTTGTTGCATTACAGTGGTTAGAAGAGCTTGGAGATATAACAATTGGCGACTTGTCAAACCGATTATACTTAGCTTTTAGTACAACAACAGATTTAGTGGACCGCATGGAGAAAAATGAATTAGTCAAGCGTGTGCGTGACGAAAATGATCGTCGTGTCGTTGTTGTTCATCTTCTCGAGAAGGGCGAACGTATTATTCAAGAGGTTATTGAAAAAAGACAGCAATATTTGCAAGAGAAGCTTGTTGGTTTTAACGAACAAGAAGTCGCGCAATTATCAAGCTATTTAGAAAAACTACATGTACACATGAAACAGGATTGA
- a CDS encoding helix-turn-helix domain-containing protein has product MNGSHHRSLLTNREREIFALLLAEKTTRDIAEQLGISEKTVRNHISNTIQKLGVTNRSQALIELLRLEEFKLD; this is encoded by the coding sequence ATGAATGGCTCTCATCATCGTTCTCTGTTAACGAACCGAGAACGTGAAATATTTGCGCTTTTATTAGCTGAAAAAACAACGAGGGATATTGCAGAGCAACTTGGTATTAGTGAAAAAACAGTGCGAAATCACATTTCCAATACAATTCAAAAGTTAGGTGTAACTAATCGATCTCAGGCGTTAATTGAGCTGTTACGCTTGGAAGAATTCAAATTAGACTAA
- a CDS encoding acyl-CoA thioesterase gives MKATYIGDFHEWTKDFLFYIEVRVRFSETDMYGHMNNTVSFTYFEQARIDYFRHLGILMPPAIDENVDGIPIVADLQCDYVKQVFFDDVLRIYTKIAKVGNSSMDIHYLAKNQNDEVCFTGRGTIVQMDPRTGRSVPLSEEAKNHLANLVFI, from the coding sequence ATGAAAGCAACTTATATCGGAGATTTTCACGAATGGACAAAGGATTTTTTATTTTATATTGAGGTACGTGTACGTTTTTCAGAAACGGATATGTATGGTCATATGAACAATACAGTTAGCTTTACATATTTTGAACAGGCACGAATCGATTATTTCCGCCATTTAGGAATTCTAATGCCACCAGCAATTGATGAAAATGTTGATGGAATTCCGATAGTAGCCGACTTACAGTGCGATTACGTGAAGCAGGTTTTCTTTGATGATGTACTAAGAATTTATACGAAGATAGCGAAAGTAGGAAATTCATCGATGGATATTCATTACTTAGCGAAAAATCAAAACGATGAGGTTTGCTTTACTGGCCGTGGCACGATTGTGCAAATGGACCCTCGAACTGGGAGAAGTGTACCTTTATCTGAAGAAGCGAAGAATCACTTAGCAAACCTGGTGTTCATATAG
- the sdhB gene encoding succinate dehydrogenase iron-sulfur subunit, whose amino-acid sequence MNIAANTGRMVKVEILRQDTKGGNGYWQKFQVPYRHGMNVISILMEIQKNPVTENGENTTPVAWDMNCLEEVCGACSMVINGRPRQSCSTLVDQLTEPVKLEPMKTFPVIRDLQVDRERMFNALKKVKAWVPIDGTYDLGEGPRMPEGKRQWAYELSKCMTCGVCMEACPNVSEKASFIGPAPLSQVRLFNTHPTGAMIKDERLNAIMGDGGLANCGNSQNCVAACPKGIPLTTSIASLNRATSVQMFRNFFGSDHYVD is encoded by the coding sequence ATGAATATCGCAGCTAATACTGGAAGAATGGTAAAAGTTGAAATTTTACGTCAAGATACAAAAGGCGGCAATGGCTACTGGCAAAAATTCCAAGTGCCTTACCGTCATGGTATGAACGTAATTTCTATTTTAATGGAAATTCAAAAAAATCCTGTTACTGAAAATGGTGAAAACACTACTCCAGTAGCATGGGATATGAACTGTCTTGAAGAAGTTTGTGGTGCATGTTCAATGGTTATCAATGGCCGCCCACGTCAATCATGTTCAACTCTTGTTGACCAATTGACTGAGCCAGTTAAACTTGAGCCTATGAAAACTTTCCCAGTTATTCGTGACTTACAAGTTGACCGTGAACGTATGTTCAATGCACTTAAAAAAGTTAAAGCATGGGTTCCAATCGATGGTACTTATGATTTAGGTGAGGGTCCACGTATGCCAGAAGGTAAACGTCAATGGGCTTATGAATTATCTAAATGTATGACTTGTGGTGTATGTATGGAAGCATGTCCAAACGTGTCTGAGAAAGCTTCATTCATCGGGCCAGCACCATTATCACAAGTACGTCTATTCAACACTCACCCAACTGGTGCAATGATTAAAGACGAACGTTTAAATGCAATCATGGGTGATGGAGGCCTTGCAAACTGCGGTAACTCACAAAACTGTGTAGCTGCTTGTCCAAAAGGTATTCCTTTAACAACATCTATCGCATCATTAAACCGTGCAACTTCAGTGCAAATGTTCCGTAACTTCTTCGGTTCTGACCACTACGTTGACTAA